A stretch of Brassica rapa cultivar Chiifu-401-42 chromosome A08, CAAS_Brap_v3.01, whole genome shotgun sequence DNA encodes these proteins:
- the LOC103833684 gene encoding aquaporin NIP3-1: protein MAEISDTTPQTQTVTFDIEDGGSGGDSRSPGISLPLVSVSFVQKLIGEFVGTFSLIFAGCAAIVVNDTYGKAVTLPGIALVWGLTVMVMIYSIGHVSGAHFNPAVSIAFASSRKFPFKQVPGYIAAQLLGSTLAAEALRLVFHLDDNVCSLKGDIYVGTYPSSSNTATFVMEFITTFNLMFVISAVATDKRANGSFAGIAIGATVVLDILFCGPISGASMNPARSLGPALIWGCYKDLWLYIVSPVIGALTGAWTYDMLRSTKKSYGEIIRPNCNKISSRDRQEASQDEICVLQVVNQANRKEFICSSPTDINDKRNVTCKLP from the exons ATGGCTGAGATCTCTGATACTACTCCACAAACACAAACTGTCACCTTCGACATCGAAGACGGTGGATCAGGAGGTGATTCCCGATCACCGGGTATTTCCCTTCCCCTTGTATCCGTATCTTTCGTTCAAAAG TTGATTGGCGAGTTCGTGGGGACATTTTCTCTCATATTTGCTGGCTGCGCGGCTATCGTGGTAAATGATACGTACGGTAAAGCGGTGACACTTCCTGGTATAGCTTTGGTATGGGGATTAACCGTAATGGTTATGATCTACTCAATTGGTCATGTCTCTGGTGCACATTTCAACCCTGCTGTTTCCATTGCATTTGCCTCTTCTAGAAAGTTCCCGTTTAAACAG GTTCCGGGCTATATAGCCGCACAACTTCTCGGCTCAACTTTAGCTGCTGAGGCTCTACGACTTGTGTTCCATCTGGACGACAACGTTTGTAGCCTCAAAGGCGATATTTATGTGGGAACATACCCGTCAAGTTCCAACACGGCGACGTTTGTAATGGAGTTCATCACTACTTTCAACTTGATGTTCGTTATCTCGGCTGTAGCTACTGATAAACGAGCCAATGGATCATTCGCAGGCATTGCTATTGGCGCAACAGTTGTACTCGACATCCTGTTCTGCGG GCCAATCTCCGGAGCATCAATGAACCCAGCAAGAAGCTTAGGGCCTGCACTTATATGGGGATGCTATAAGGATTTATGGTTGTACATTGTTTCACCGGTTATTGGAGCATTAACAGGTGCATGGACTTATGATATGTTACGGTCTACAAAAAAATCGTATGGTGAGATAATACGTCCAAATTGCAATAAAATTTCTTCGAGAGATCGCCAAGAAGCATCTCAAGACGAGATTTGTGTTCTTCAAGTGGTCAACCAGGCTAACCGGAAAGAATTCATATGTTCATCGCCCACTGATATCAACGACAAAAGAAATGTCACATGCAAGTTGCCATAA
- the LOC103833686 gene encoding protein BREVIS RADIX isoform X1: MFTCIACTKADGGEELGARGGTTPNTKESVKSLTTQIKDMAMKFSGAYKQCKPCTGSPCSPMKKGHRPFSDFDNASEGVPYPYMGGSAGSTPAWDFINSSHHPAGAKFTSIYGNDRESVSAQSCDVVLDDEGPKEWMAQVEPGVHITFASLPSGGNDLKRIRFSRETFDKWQAQRWWGENYEKIVELYNVQRFNRQALQTPAKSDDQSEKDSTYSKIESARESKDWTPRHNFRPPGVNVPHHFYGRSSNYDHHGGPTMDAAQTTTSSRDEPPSVSNASEMQAEWIEEDETGVYITIRQLADGTRELRRVRFSRERFGEVHAKTWWEQNRERIQTQYL; the protein is encoded by the exons ATGTTTACTTGCATAGCTTGTACGAAAGCAGACGGTGGTGAAGAACTCGGAGCGCGTGGAGGCACCACTCCCAATACTAAAGAATCCGTCAAAAGCCTAACCACACAG ATTAAAGATATGGCTATGAAATTCTCTGGTGCTTATAAACAATGCAAGCCATGCACTGGTTCCCCTTGTAGCCCCATGAAGAAAGGACATAGACCGTTCTCGGATTTTGACAATGCTTCTGAAGGTGTTCCCTACCCTTACATGGGTGGAAGTGCCGGTTCAACACCTGCTTGGGACTTCATAAACTCCTCTCACCATCCAGCAGGGGCAAAGTTCACTTCAATCTATGGAAACGACCGGGAATCTGTCTCTGCTCAGTCTTGTGATGTGGTACTAGATGATGAAGGGCCTAAAGAGTGGATGGCTCAAGTAGAACCAGGCGTGCATATCACATTTGCTTCTCTCCCCAGTGGAGGAAATGATCTTAAACGGATCCGCTTTAG CCGGGAGACATTCGACAAGTGGCAGGCTCAACGGTGGTGGGGTGAAAACTATGAAAAAATCGTTGAGCTTTACAACGTACAGAGATTTAATCGCCAAGCTCTTCAAACGCCGGCAAAATCCGATGACCAg tcagAGAAAGATTCAACTTACTCCAAGATAGAATCAGCGAGAGAGAGCAAAGACTGGACTCCAAGACACAACTTCAGACCTCCAGGAGTTAATGTCCCTCATCACTTCTATGGTCGCTCTAGCAACTATGATCATCATGGAGGACCTACAATGGATGCAGCACAAACAACCACCTCTTCAAGAGATGAACCACCGTCAGTGAGCAACGCTAGTGAAATGCAGGCCGAGTGGATCGAAGAGGATGAGACTGGCGTTTACATTACCATCAGACAACTAGCAGACGGGACTAGAGAGCTACGTCGGGTCAGATTCAG CCGGGAACGGTTTGGGGAAGTGCATGCAAAGACGTGGTGGGAGCAGAACAGGGAGAGAATACAAACTCAATACCTCTAG
- the LOC103833686 gene encoding protein BREVIS RADIX isoform X2: MAMKFSGAYKQCKPCTGSPCSPMKKGHRPFSDFDNASEGVPYPYMGGSAGSTPAWDFINSSHHPAGAKFTSIYGNDRESVSAQSCDVVLDDEGPKEWMAQVEPGVHITFASLPSGGNDLKRIRFSRETFDKWQAQRWWGENYEKIVELYNVQRFNRQALQTPAKSDDQSEKDSTYSKIESARESKDWTPRHNFRPPGVNVPHHFYGRSSNYDHHGGPTMDAAQTTTSSRDEPPSVSNASEMQAEWIEEDETGVYITIRQLADGTRELRRVRFSRERFGEVHAKTWWEQNRERIQTQYL; the protein is encoded by the exons ATGGCTATGAAATTCTCTGGTGCTTATAAACAATGCAAGCCATGCACTGGTTCCCCTTGTAGCCCCATGAAGAAAGGACATAGACCGTTCTCGGATTTTGACAATGCTTCTGAAGGTGTTCCCTACCCTTACATGGGTGGAAGTGCCGGTTCAACACCTGCTTGGGACTTCATAAACTCCTCTCACCATCCAGCAGGGGCAAAGTTCACTTCAATCTATGGAAACGACCGGGAATCTGTCTCTGCTCAGTCTTGTGATGTGGTACTAGATGATGAAGGGCCTAAAGAGTGGATGGCTCAAGTAGAACCAGGCGTGCATATCACATTTGCTTCTCTCCCCAGTGGAGGAAATGATCTTAAACGGATCCGCTTTAG CCGGGAGACATTCGACAAGTGGCAGGCTCAACGGTGGTGGGGTGAAAACTATGAAAAAATCGTTGAGCTTTACAACGTACAGAGATTTAATCGCCAAGCTCTTCAAACGCCGGCAAAATCCGATGACCAg tcagAGAAAGATTCAACTTACTCCAAGATAGAATCAGCGAGAGAGAGCAAAGACTGGACTCCAAGACACAACTTCAGACCTCCAGGAGTTAATGTCCCTCATCACTTCTATGGTCGCTCTAGCAACTATGATCATCATGGAGGACCTACAATGGATGCAGCACAAACAACCACCTCTTCAAGAGATGAACCACCGTCAGTGAGCAACGCTAGTGAAATGCAGGCCGAGTGGATCGAAGAGGATGAGACTGGCGTTTACATTACCATCAGACAACTAGCAGACGGGACTAGAGAGCTACGTCGGGTCAGATTCAG CCGGGAACGGTTTGGGGAAGTGCATGCAAAGACGTGGTGGGAGCAGAACAGGGAGAGAATACAAACTCAATACCTCTAG